Proteins from a genomic interval of Papaver somniferum cultivar HN1 chromosome 4, ASM357369v1, whole genome shotgun sequence:
- the LOC113273297 gene encoding uncharacterized protein LOC113273297 gives MVYKYFDLKNQPIKVKKIITVRFFLPARNQTLICCDGASRGNPGVAGYGFVCRDDQGGFIYAEAKGLGIATNYIAEIMAIAGAAEWVRWRRIKELLSNIQFVHSMREVNLSIDSMAKKGAGLERGEIIIFNIKPAFIHALESPEKIYY, from the exons ATGGTTTATAAATATTTTGATCTAAAAAATCAACCAATAAAAGTGAAAAAGATTATAACAGTGAGATTCTTCTTACCTGCAAGAAACCAAACACTcatatgttgtgatggagcatcTAGAGGTAATCCAGGTGTTGCAGGTTATGGCTTTGTATGTAGAGATGATCAGGGAGGTTTCATATATGCTGAAGCTAAAGGTTTGGGGATTGCAACAAATTACATTGCTGAAATAATGGCTATTGCAGGTGCAGCTGAATGG GTAAGATGGAGAAGAATTAAGGAATTACTAAGTAATATCCAATTTGTACATAGTATGAGGGAAGTCAATTTGTCTATTGATTCCATGGCAAAGAAAGGTGCAGGCTTGGAGAGAGGGGAAATAATCATATTCAATATTAAACCAGCTTTCATCCATGCTTTGGAATCACCTGAGAAAATTTATTATTGA